A region from the Leucoraja erinacea ecotype New England chromosome 18, Leri_hhj_1, whole genome shotgun sequence genome encodes:
- the fibinb gene encoding fin bud initiation factor — protein MLGPSVVYFSLLCSLSRAVFTGPLHPEMSNGTFHHYFVPDGDYEENDDPEKCQMLFQVSDERRCGVGVDTEMYLKEEMTTIRRQVQDAARVLEGVGKNIAYDLDGEDSYGNYLRREASQIGEAFMHSDRSLVELEVKFRQSQEGEVREVNAINDEVVHMLYNTREILKETMEISSGLKDKHELLTLIVRSHGTRLSRLKNDFMRG, from the coding sequence ATGCTGGGTCCAAGCGTGGTGTACTTTAGCCTCCTGTGCTCGCTGTCGCGGGCTGTGTTCACCGGACCCCTCCACCCGGAGATGTCCAACGGTACTTTCCATCACTACTTTGTACCGGACGGGGACTACGAGGAGAATGATGATCCTGAGAAATGCCAGATGCTTTTCCAAGTGTCGGACGAGCGGCGCTGCGGGGTCGGAGTGGACACGGAGATGTATCTCAAGGAGGAGATGACCACCATCAGGAGACAAGTGCAGGACGCGGCGCGGGTGTTGGAAGGAGTCGGCAAGAACATCGCCTACGACCTGGACGGCGAGGACAGCTACGGGAACTACCTCCGCAGGGAAGCCTCACAGATCGGGGAAGCTTTCATGCATTCCGACCGCTCGCTGGTGGAGCTGGAAGTGAAATTCCGACAGAGTCAAGAGGGCGAGGTGAGGGAGGTGAACGCCATTAACGATGAAGTGGTTCACATGCTCTACAACACCAGGGAGATTCTGAAGGAGACGATGGAGATCTCGTCTGGGTTAAAAGACAAACACGAACTCCTCACCCTCATCGTCAGAAGTCATGGGACGAGGCTGAGCAGGCTGAAGAACGATTTCATGCGAGGCTGA